The following are encoded together in the Callithrix jacchus isolate 240 chromosome 19, calJac240_pri, whole genome shotgun sequence genome:
- the SPRTN gene encoding DNA-dependent metalloprotease SPRTN isoform X2 encodes MDDDLMLALRLQEEWNLQVMERNQAQEPLSLVDASWELVDPTPDLQALFVQFNDQFFWGQLEAVEVKWSVRMTLCAGICSYEGKGGMCSIRLSEPLLKLRPRKDLVEVYHTFHDEVDEYRRHWWRCNGPCQHRPPYYGYVKRATNREPSAHDYWWAEHQKTCGGTFIKIKEPENYSKKGKGKTKLAKHPVSAAENKDKPNRGEAQLVIPFNGKGYVLGETSNLPSPGKLITSHDINKTQNLLNHNHSANAVRSNSEIKVNFEQNVSSKNSHLVSPAPNSHQNVLSNYFPRLSVASQKAFRGVNGSPPKRVTVGNIPKNSVSSGSQRRVSSSKTSLRNSSKAVESTSVTLSQDVNGSEGTFPNKRPRLEDKTVFDNFFIKKERIESRGNDPNYSSCPTATQNSSSSSSQGKRVNCPVCQNEVLESQINEHLDRCLEGDCVKVKS; translated from the exons ATGGATGATGACCTGATGTTGGCACTGCGGCTTCAGGAGGAGTGGAACTTGCAGGTCATGGAGCGCAATCAGGCCCAGGAGCCCCTGTCGCTGGTGGACGCGTCGTGGGAATTGGTGGACCCCACGCCGGACTTGCAGGCCCTGTTTGTTCAGTTTAACGACCAGTTCTTCTGGGGCCAACTGGAGGCGGTCGAGGTGAAGTGGAGCGTGCGAATGACCCT GTGTGCTGGGATATGCAGCTATGAAGGGAAGGGTGGAATGTGTTCCATCCGCCTGAGCGAACCCCTTTTAAAGTTGAGACCAAGAAAGGATCTTGTAGAG GTATACCATACTTTTCACGATGAGGTGGATGAGTATCGGCGACACTGGTGGCGCTGCAATGGGCCGTGCCAGCACCGGCCGCCATATTACGGCTATGTTAAGCGAGCCACTAACAGGGAACCCTCTGCTCATGACTATTGGTGGGCTGAGCACCAGAAAACCTGTGGAGGCACTTTCATAAAAATCAAGGAGCCAGAGAATTActcaaaaaaaggcaaaggaaagacAAAACTAGCAAAGCACCCAGTATCAGCTGCAGAGAATAAAG ATAAACCCAACAGAGGTGAGGCCCAGCTAGTCATCCCTTTTAATGGTAAAGGATATGTTCTAGGAGAAACAAGCAATTTACCTTCACCTGGGAAATTGATCACTTCACATGACATTAATAAAACCCAAAATCTTTTAAATCACAACCATTCAGCAAATGCTGTAAGATCTAATTCTGAAATCAAGGTGAATTTTGAACAGAATGTTTCAAGTAAAAATTCTCATCTAGTCTCCCCTGCTCCTAACAGTCACCAAAATGTTCTAAGCAACTACTTTCCTAGATTATCAGTTGCCAGTCAAAAGGCTTTCAGAGGTGTGAATGGATCTCCACCAAAAAGGGTAACAGTTGGCAACATCCCTAAAAACTCAGTCTCTTCTGGTTCTCAAAGAAGGGTTTCATCTTCTAAGACATCCCTAAGAAATTCTTCAAAAGCAGTGGAATCAACATCTGTGACTCTATCCCAGGATGTGAATGGGTCTGAAGGTACATTCCCAAATAAACGACCTAGGCTAGAGGATAAGACtgtttttgacaatttttttatCAAGAAAGAGCGAATAGAAAGCAGGGGTAATGATCCAAATTATAGTTCATGTCCTACAGCCACTCAGAATTCCAGCAGTTCGTCTAGTCAGGGCAAAAGAGTTAATTGCCCAGTTTGTCAGAATGAAGTTTTGGAGTCTCAGATTAATGAACACTTGGACCGGTGCCTTGAAGGTGATTGCGTCAAGGTCAAAAGCTGA
- the SPRTN gene encoding DNA-dependent metalloprotease SPRTN isoform X5, which translates to MDDDLMLALRLQEEWNLQVMERNQAQEPLSLVDASWELVDPTPDLQALFVQFNDQFFWGQLEAVEVKWSVRMTLCAGICSYEGKGGMCSIRLSEPLLKLRPRKDLVEVYHTFHDEVDEYRRHWWRCNGPCQHRPPYYGYVKRATNREPSAHDYWWAEHQKTCGGTFIKIKEPENYSKKGKGKTKLAKHPVSAAENKGTFVCVLPPFL; encoded by the exons ATGGATGATGACCTGATGTTGGCACTGCGGCTTCAGGAGGAGTGGAACTTGCAGGTCATGGAGCGCAATCAGGCCCAGGAGCCCCTGTCGCTGGTGGACGCGTCGTGGGAATTGGTGGACCCCACGCCGGACTTGCAGGCCCTGTTTGTTCAGTTTAACGACCAGTTCTTCTGGGGCCAACTGGAGGCGGTCGAGGTGAAGTGGAGCGTGCGAATGACCCT GTGTGCTGGGATATGCAGCTATGAAGGGAAGGGTGGAATGTGTTCCATCCGCCTGAGCGAACCCCTTTTAAAGTTGAGACCAAGAAAGGATCTTGTAGAG GTATACCATACTTTTCACGATGAGGTGGATGAGTATCGGCGACACTGGTGGCGCTGCAATGGGCCGTGCCAGCACCGGCCGCCATATTACGGCTATGTTAAGCGAGCCACTAACAGGGAACCCTCTGCTCATGACTATTGGTGGGCTGAGCACCAGAAAACCTGTGGAGGCACTTTCATAAAAATCAAGGAGCCAGAGAATTActcaaaaaaaggcaaaggaaagacAAAACTAGCAAAGCACCCAGTATCAGCTGCAGAGAATAAAGGTACCTTCGTGTGTGTTCTTCCACCGTTTCTGTGA
- the SPRTN gene encoding DNA-dependent metalloprotease SPRTN isoform X4: MDDDLMLALRLQEEWNLQVMERNQAQEPLSLVDASWELVDPTPDLQALFVQFNDQFFWGQLEAVEVKWSVRMTLCAGICSYEGKGGMCSIRLSEPLLKLRPRKDLVETLLHEMIHAYLFVTNNDKDREGHGPEFCKHMHRINRMTGANITVYHTFHDEVDEYRRHWWRCNGPCQHRPPYYGYVKRATNREPSAHDYWWAEHQKTCGGTFIKIKEPENYSKKGKGKTKLAKHPVSAAENKASELLILKIALLALIGLPR, encoded by the exons ATGGATGATGACCTGATGTTGGCACTGCGGCTTCAGGAGGAGTGGAACTTGCAGGTCATGGAGCGCAATCAGGCCCAGGAGCCCCTGTCGCTGGTGGACGCGTCGTGGGAATTGGTGGACCCCACGCCGGACTTGCAGGCCCTGTTTGTTCAGTTTAACGACCAGTTCTTCTGGGGCCAACTGGAGGCGGTCGAGGTGAAGTGGAGCGTGCGAATGACCCT GTGTGCTGGGATATGCAGCTATGAAGGGAAGGGTGGAATGTGTTCCATCCGCCTGAGCGAACCCCTTTTAAAGTTGAGACCAAGAAAGGATCTTGTAGAG ACCCTCCTGCATGAAATGATACATGCCTATTTATTTGTCACTAATAATGATAAAGACCGAGAAGGGCATGGTCCAGAGTTTTGTAAACATATGCATCGAATCAACAGAATGACTGGAGCCAATATAACG GTATACCATACTTTTCACGATGAGGTGGATGAGTATCGGCGACACTGGTGGCGCTGCAATGGGCCGTGCCAGCACCGGCCGCCATATTACGGCTATGTTAAGCGAGCCACTAACAGGGAACCCTCTGCTCATGACTATTGGTGGGCTGAGCACCAGAAAACCTGTGGAGGCACTTTCATAAAAATCAAGGAGCCAGAGAATTActcaaaaaaaggcaaaggaaagacAAAACTAGCAAAGCACCCAGTATCAGCTGCAGAGAATAAAG CATCAGAACTCTTAATTCTGAAGATTGCTCTTCTCGCATTAATAGGATTGCCTAG ATAA
- the SPRTN gene encoding DNA-dependent metalloprotease SPRTN isoform X1 → MDDDLMLALRLQEEWNLQVMERNQAQEPLSLVDASWELVDPTPDLQALFVQFNDQFFWGQLEAVEVKWSVRMTLCAGICSYEGKGGMCSIRLSEPLLKLRPRKDLVETLLHEMIHAYLFVTNNDKDREGHGPEFCKHMHRINRMTGANITVYHTFHDEVDEYRRHWWRCNGPCQHRPPYYGYVKRATNREPSAHDYWWAEHQKTCGGTFIKIKEPENYSKKGKGKTKLAKHPVSAAENKDKPNRGEAQLVIPFNGKGYVLGETSNLPSPGKLITSHDINKTQNLLNHNHSANAVRSNSEIKVNFEQNVSSKNSHLVSPAPNSHQNVLSNYFPRLSVASQKAFRGVNGSPPKRVTVGNIPKNSVSSGSQRRVSSSKTSLRNSSKAVESTSVTLSQDVNGSEGTFPNKRPRLEDKTVFDNFFIKKERIESRGNDPNYSSCPTATQNSSSSSSQGKRVNCPVCQNEVLESQINEHLDRCLEGDCVKVKS, encoded by the exons ATGGATGATGACCTGATGTTGGCACTGCGGCTTCAGGAGGAGTGGAACTTGCAGGTCATGGAGCGCAATCAGGCCCAGGAGCCCCTGTCGCTGGTGGACGCGTCGTGGGAATTGGTGGACCCCACGCCGGACTTGCAGGCCCTGTTTGTTCAGTTTAACGACCAGTTCTTCTGGGGCCAACTGGAGGCGGTCGAGGTGAAGTGGAGCGTGCGAATGACCCT GTGTGCTGGGATATGCAGCTATGAAGGGAAGGGTGGAATGTGTTCCATCCGCCTGAGCGAACCCCTTTTAAAGTTGAGACCAAGAAAGGATCTTGTAGAG ACCCTCCTGCATGAAATGATACATGCCTATTTATTTGTCACTAATAATGATAAAGACCGAGAAGGGCATGGTCCAGAGTTTTGTAAACATATGCATCGAATCAACAGAATGACTGGAGCCAATATAACG GTATACCATACTTTTCACGATGAGGTGGATGAGTATCGGCGACACTGGTGGCGCTGCAATGGGCCGTGCCAGCACCGGCCGCCATATTACGGCTATGTTAAGCGAGCCACTAACAGGGAACCCTCTGCTCATGACTATTGGTGGGCTGAGCACCAGAAAACCTGTGGAGGCACTTTCATAAAAATCAAGGAGCCAGAGAATTActcaaaaaaaggcaaaggaaagacAAAACTAGCAAAGCACCCAGTATCAGCTGCAGAGAATAAAG ATAAACCCAACAGAGGTGAGGCCCAGCTAGTCATCCCTTTTAATGGTAAAGGATATGTTCTAGGAGAAACAAGCAATTTACCTTCACCTGGGAAATTGATCACTTCACATGACATTAATAAAACCCAAAATCTTTTAAATCACAACCATTCAGCAAATGCTGTAAGATCTAATTCTGAAATCAAGGTGAATTTTGAACAGAATGTTTCAAGTAAAAATTCTCATCTAGTCTCCCCTGCTCCTAACAGTCACCAAAATGTTCTAAGCAACTACTTTCCTAGATTATCAGTTGCCAGTCAAAAGGCTTTCAGAGGTGTGAATGGATCTCCACCAAAAAGGGTAACAGTTGGCAACATCCCTAAAAACTCAGTCTCTTCTGGTTCTCAAAGAAGGGTTTCATCTTCTAAGACATCCCTAAGAAATTCTTCAAAAGCAGTGGAATCAACATCTGTGACTCTATCCCAGGATGTGAATGGGTCTGAAGGTACATTCCCAAATAAACGACCTAGGCTAGAGGATAAGACtgtttttgacaatttttttatCAAGAAAGAGCGAATAGAAAGCAGGGGTAATGATCCAAATTATAGTTCATGTCCTACAGCCACTCAGAATTCCAGCAGTTCGTCTAGTCAGGGCAAAAGAGTTAATTGCCCAGTTTGTCAGAATGAAGTTTTGGAGTCTCAGATTAATGAACACTTGGACCGGTGCCTTGAAGGTGATTGCGTCAAGGTCAAAAGCTGA
- the SPRTN gene encoding DNA-dependent metalloprotease SPRTN isoform X3 — protein sequence MSHCTQPRRVPSLKEPCDTKKTLLHEMIHAYLFVTNNDKDREGHGPEFCKHMHRINRMTGANITVYHTFHDEVDEYRRHWWRCNGPCQHRPPYYGYVKRATNREPSAHDYWWAEHQKTCGGTFIKIKEPENYSKKGKGKTKLAKHPVSAAENKDKPNRGEAQLVIPFNGKGYVLGETSNLPSPGKLITSHDINKTQNLLNHNHSANAVRSNSEIKVNFEQNVSSKNSHLVSPAPNSHQNVLSNYFPRLSVASQKAFRGVNGSPPKRVTVGNIPKNSVSSGSQRRVSSSKTSLRNSSKAVESTSVTLSQDVNGSEGTFPNKRPRLEDKTVFDNFFIKKERIESRGNDPNYSSCPTATQNSSSSSSQGKRVNCPVCQNEVLESQINEHLDRCLEGDCVKVKS from the exons atgagccactgtacccagcctagaaGGGTACCCAGCCTGAAGGAACCCTGTGATACAAAAAAG ACCCTCCTGCATGAAATGATACATGCCTATTTATTTGTCACTAATAATGATAAAGACCGAGAAGGGCATGGTCCAGAGTTTTGTAAACATATGCATCGAATCAACAGAATGACTGGAGCCAATATAACG GTATACCATACTTTTCACGATGAGGTGGATGAGTATCGGCGACACTGGTGGCGCTGCAATGGGCCGTGCCAGCACCGGCCGCCATATTACGGCTATGTTAAGCGAGCCACTAACAGGGAACCCTCTGCTCATGACTATTGGTGGGCTGAGCACCAGAAAACCTGTGGAGGCACTTTCATAAAAATCAAGGAGCCAGAGAATTActcaaaaaaaggcaaaggaaagacAAAACTAGCAAAGCACCCAGTATCAGCTGCAGAGAATAAAG ATAAACCCAACAGAGGTGAGGCCCAGCTAGTCATCCCTTTTAATGGTAAAGGATATGTTCTAGGAGAAACAAGCAATTTACCTTCACCTGGGAAATTGATCACTTCACATGACATTAATAAAACCCAAAATCTTTTAAATCACAACCATTCAGCAAATGCTGTAAGATCTAATTCTGAAATCAAGGTGAATTTTGAACAGAATGTTTCAAGTAAAAATTCTCATCTAGTCTCCCCTGCTCCTAACAGTCACCAAAATGTTCTAAGCAACTACTTTCCTAGATTATCAGTTGCCAGTCAAAAGGCTTTCAGAGGTGTGAATGGATCTCCACCAAAAAGGGTAACAGTTGGCAACATCCCTAAAAACTCAGTCTCTTCTGGTTCTCAAAGAAGGGTTTCATCTTCTAAGACATCCCTAAGAAATTCTTCAAAAGCAGTGGAATCAACATCTGTGACTCTATCCCAGGATGTGAATGGGTCTGAAGGTACATTCCCAAATAAACGACCTAGGCTAGAGGATAAGACtgtttttgacaatttttttatCAAGAAAGAGCGAATAGAAAGCAGGGGTAATGATCCAAATTATAGTTCATGTCCTACAGCCACTCAGAATTCCAGCAGTTCGTCTAGTCAGGGCAAAAGAGTTAATTGCCCAGTTTGTCAGAATGAAGTTTTGGAGTCTCAGATTAATGAACACTTGGACCGGTGCCTTGAAGGTGATTGCGTCAAGGTCAAAAGCTGA